A region from the Candidatus Hydrogenedentota bacterium genome encodes:
- a CDS encoding DUF72 domain-containing protein: MRWQAEHLRLGTCSWTAKGWEDAFYAKGTKATDYIAAYGQRFSSVEVDASFYGVPRESTLEHWRDATPEGFVFAAKAPKEITHDRFLLGCERPLQSFLKAMSILGEKCGPLLFQFPYFAQRTGVDLHHFLDKLAAFLPLLPESEFRFALEVRNKGWISAPLLDLLHHHNIALALIDHPWMSRPKQLFHTQGIHTADFMYIRWLGDRKGIEEKTKVWKEVVVNKDDLTAEWIPPIQAALEKELRVYGYVNNHYSGYAPHDVGVLEDALRDWLPVRGA, from the coding sequence ATGCGCTGGCAAGCAGAACATCTTCGCCTCGGCACCTGCAGTTGGACCGCGAAGGGCTGGGAGGACGCCTTCTACGCGAAGGGTACCAAGGCCACGGATTATATCGCGGCCTACGGCCAGCGCTTTTCGAGCGTGGAAGTGGATGCGAGCTTCTACGGCGTGCCGCGCGAATCCACGTTGGAGCACTGGCGCGACGCCACGCCCGAAGGATTCGTCTTCGCGGCGAAGGCGCCGAAGGAAATCACCCATGATCGCTTCCTTTTGGGGTGCGAACGGCCTTTGCAAAGTTTCCTCAAGGCCATGTCAATCCTGGGCGAGAAGTGCGGACCCCTGCTCTTTCAATTCCCCTATTTCGCCCAGCGCACCGGCGTGGACCTGCACCACTTCCTGGACAAACTGGCGGCTTTCCTGCCGCTCCTGCCCGAATCGGAATTCAGGTTTGCCCTGGAAGTGCGCAACAAAGGGTGGATATCCGCCCCGTTGCTGGACTTGCTGCACCACCACAATATCGCGCTCGCGCTCATCGATCATCCCTGGATGAGCCGCCCGAAGCAGCTCTTCCACACCCAGGGCATCCACACCGCAGACTTCATGTACATCCGCTGGCTCGGCGACCGCAAGGGCATCGAAGAAAAGACCAAGGTGTGGAAAGAAGTCGTGGTCAACAAGGACGATCTCACCGCGGAATGGATTCCGCCGATTCAGGCCGCACTGGAGAAGGAGCTTCGGGTCTACGGGTATGTGAACAACCACTACTCAGGCTATGCGCCCCATGATGTGGGCGTCCTGGAGGACGCATTGCGCGACTGGCTTCCGGTGCGGGGGGCATAG
- a CDS encoding SDR family NAD(P)-dependent oxidoreductase has translation MKIIVTGASRGLGKGIARYLAAAGHTVGMLARSAELLKRLQEEFTAYGVHHPAVACDLRDPLATERAMAELLQRLGGVDALINNAGLVIRKDCFSLSLDEWHDMVNTNINGLFYATRAVLEPMKAQGSGHIINISSISGRLPLAGGSAYAATKFACTGFSQSLFLEVRDYGIKVTTLYPGSVNSKSHRHNPDEDHSWKVSPAEVGQACLDVLETRPGMCISELEIRPLSRPPQG, from the coding sequence ATGAAGATTATTGTCACGGGAGCCAGCCGGGGTCTGGGCAAGGGCATTGCCCGCTATCTCGCCGCCGCAGGACACACCGTGGGGATGCTCGCGCGATCCGCTGAACTGCTCAAGCGACTGCAGGAGGAGTTTACGGCCTATGGCGTCCATCATCCGGCCGTCGCCTGCGACCTGCGCGATCCCCTGGCAACCGAGCGCGCCATGGCGGAACTCCTTCAACGCCTGGGCGGGGTGGACGCCCTCATCAACAACGCCGGCCTCGTGATTCGAAAGGATTGCTTTTCCCTGAGCCTGGATGAGTGGCACGACATGGTCAACACGAACATCAACGGGCTCTTCTACGCGACGCGTGCTGTGCTGGAGCCGATGAAAGCCCAGGGCTCAGGCCATATCATCAACATCTCTTCAATTTCAGGGCGTCTACCGCTCGCGGGCGGGAGCGCCTACGCCGCGACGAAATTCGCATGCACCGGCTTCTCCCAGTCGCTTTTTCTCGAAGTGCGCGACTACGGGATCAAGGTAACGACCCTCTACCCCGGTTCGGTAAATTCAAAATCCCACCGGCACAATCCCGACGAAGACCACTCGTGGAAGGTGTCTCCCGCAGAAGTGGGCCAGGCCTGCCTTGACGTCCTCGAAACCCGGCCCGGGATGTGCATCAGCGAACTCGAAATCCGCCCGCTCTCGCGGCCGCCCCAGGGTTGA